The Sphaerodactylus townsendi isolate TG3544 linkage group LG02, MPM_Stown_v2.3, whole genome shotgun sequence DNA segment GGACTTGGAGCCCCCCTTCTTCTTGTTCCTGCTACACCCTCACTATATACCATTGCTTCAATAATCACCATCAACTGTCTCCTTTTCTGCAGAAGTGTATTCAAAATTACATTTGCCTAAAATGCATCCTTGTGGGTcacttaatatttttttaatggaagcacCCAACAAGAAGCAACTTTTCTATGCATCTGCACCATCTCGTATATTGTTGTTCCCCCAATGAAGTAAATAGAAGGTGGAAACAATGTGAGACAAGGAGTGGGGTAAAGGATACTTCATCCTCAATTTCCCTAACTAATGTTGGGTTCCAGTAGCAGGTCAAAGGGATTGTCCCTTTGACCTGCTGGAGTCATCTGGAGTCCTGTCTTCATGTACAagcactatttaaaaaaaaccttttcccaaCCCATAAAATTTCACATGCCATTTACTAATCACAAAATGGTAGTAGATGTTCAGATGTGAAcatgtttattaaaaaaataccACATCATTAGAAAATGAATCTGCCTGCATTACTTGTGGAGATGTACCAAGGCTATATCTGTAAATCAAGAAGCAAATTTCCACTCTGGAACATTCAATACTTTCCCAGTCTATCAACTGCCTTTCTTAAGTCTGCACATCCAGGTATAAAGTTATTGAACCCTGCCACGCAACTGCCAGAGAATATTAAAAGTGAAATACTGCCACAATTGCACTGTCTTCCAATTGCTTTATCAAATAATAGCCATCcaattgaggggtgggggggaacagttGATTGATTGAAAGGAAAGTGAAATCCTGAAGCTCCTGAATGCATTGGAGGCTTGGTTTTTCACTTAAGCAAACTACAGATTTCATGCTACATAAATCATCCAACAAAAGGATTGAGATGTATATAAATCAATAGAACTGATTCTGCCAACTGAGGCCTGTAATATAGTTACCATATTCCGGGGTCATTCAGCAGGTTACATCTGAACATTTCTTCTTCGCCTGCCGAAAGTCTGTGCTCCCACATTGGTAGGTACATAGGTGCCCTTGCCCATTCCTCCTGACCTACTCAGGAAGTCTGCCAAGCGATGGGTCGCACAGGTTCCCATGTTACATGCCCTCTTCTGTGCTgttacactgcttctccaaataaacaattaaaagttACAGTCTCAGATGCCAACTTTCATTGCCAGAAAAATCGCATTTCAGTATTATGGTATATAAACATTAATACGTCTAAAGGATTTCTAAGttcatttctgttcattttcaaatCATAGGACACTTCTAATAGCCATGACATTTGCTTCATATTTTCTTGCAGGTGTCCAGTAAACCACTCAAGGCAGCAGTTCTATTCCAACCTATGTTGAGGCCTCATTCTTCTGTTTTTACAAATGAACATTATGTGAGCCTAATTACTATTAATGATAACAGTAATTTAGCAGTGTATAGGAATTTTGACTGCAGTCTGACTCAACTATATTTAATTAGAAGTAAATCACTTTGATACTTCAATTAAACAAGGCAATGCAACCTTTAATCTAACTCAGTCCATAGGACCAGGCTTTGATTTGACCCATTCATATTTAAGGCCTTTGAGGTATCATTAAATAGTTAtaaaacaactggttctggtggattttccgggctgtgtagccatggtctggtggatcttgttcctaacgtttcttctgcatctgtggctgacatcttcataggtgtatccctctgtgatacacctgtgaagatgccagccacagatgcaggcgaaacgttaggaacaagatccaccagaccacggccacacagcccggaaaacccaccagaaccagttgaatccatcaatgaaagccttcgacaagttaTACATCAATTTCTGTTTTTAACTATGCAAACAATATGAGTAAGAAAAAGACTTCAATGAGATTGTTAAAATTACTATATACATATGTATGGAAAGCTTAGTTTTTAAATCTGAAATGTCCATTAAGGCCTGCCATATGGAATAATTCTGAAAAAAGCTCCCATTCTAAGTTTCTTAGATATACCATATAAGTACAAGTAATTTAAGTACAAATTAAataggaataaaatattaaagttctTACCTGGATAAATTCCAGCACAATAACACATTTGTTACTAGCTATCATTTCTAATACAGACAAATTGGGTATTGTGTTTCATGATGTGTAGTGACTGAATGGATGTGAAAAGGCATTTGTCATTTAATCAATGAGAATTTTCTCACTGAAATCATTGGTGCACAAGTGTTTGCCAACTAGATATACTGCACTGAGAAGATATttacactttaaaatattttatttatgcaaaCTTTCACATTTTACTTGTATTCTGTGCTGATGAATTGTTAGAAACCATATAATGAAAAGACAAGTAATTAAGAAGTCATTCATAATTAGAAAATAGACCTGATCCTTATAGAAAAATAGGTTTATTAAACAGCTGCATGGGCAGGcatgaaggaatttttttttttacaatgagtAGCCAGAAAGTTATTAGTTGTAAAATAAACATCTAAGAAAATCAGTTGAAATCTCAAGGCAATGCTGTTTATTCTAATTCATTGAATGTGGTATATATTTCTCCTTTTaaccccttccccaccctctcccaacATGGTAGATGAGTGCTGTGTTCCTTAACTTCCTAACCTGAATTTCTGCTCAAGCATTCTTTCCAAAATAGACTCAAAAGAACATAGCAAAGTTAGCAATCAAGGTTAGATCCACATgcattgactttttaaaagaaggaaaaggaaaagaagaggagaggagaggagaggagaggagaggatatCAGCATTTCTAGTTGTTTCCGAGGGCTTCCTCATAGTTTGCATAGTGCTCATTCTCTATGTCATTCAGCACATTCCTTTTCTTGCCAGGAGTTCCAGCCCCGACGTCAGTACGAGGGTAAGTTTGCAATTTGTGCAGTTCTTGAGACAGCTTGCCCAAAACACAAGTACTCAGGTTGGCACAGCGTTTGGAAACAGGCCTATCCAAGCTGCAAAGGGGAAAAACATGCCAAACCAGTAACAGAAAACCATGCATGGTCATGCTTATCCcattcccctccccgcccccaggccTAAACGAAGTCACAATCAGATACATACACCATTTTATAAATAGGCAAACAAAACGATCCCTAGTATTTCCACGCGAATTCCCATGCACGAGGTCAACCAGAAGGAAAATGGGGCGAAGGACATGAACTGTCTCTGGTGGTTCAAACAGGCGGGTtaagagtttgggggtggggggaggaggtgtgGTTGGATGCTGGTCATtaacaagggaaggaattcatTCACTCTGGCATGCCGCTCATTCACCATCATGCTTCCCCAAGGGCAGTTCATTGCGAGAGCGCAAGTGCAATTGCAAGCCTCGGCCTCCACAGGGAAGGGGGCGCTGCGTGCATGGAAAGGCCGGCTCTGGGCACCCAACAGCATGCAATATCCCAACAGGAGAAACTGGACGGCTCTCTGTACGCTTGTATCGGGGGGAGGGAATAAAGTCAAAACATACCTCTTTCTGTCCCACTTTACTATAACCCCCTCTCTTTCAACTTCATATCCGTGTTTGTTTTAAGAAAAAGGTAACTCATTTATAAGTGACTGACAGACATCAGTAAATGAATACACATCCCAAACACAAGCTGCATGTCGGACCCACTCCACTGCCCCAAGGCACAGTCGTCATGATGGAAACGAGCCCCTGGCCCGAGAAGGTCCCTCTGCGGGCTGCTGGGCTGAGAAATCCCGCCGACCCGGAGCTCTGCTCACCTGTTCCCTTCGCTCGCCTCCTCCAGCTCTTCTGCGGTCATCTGCACGTATTCTTTCACCAGCGCGTTTAATAACCTCCGAGCTTCGTAGTCGCCCAGCGTCCCCCGGTCTGTGACGGACTCTAAACCGGGTCTAGGTGCGGAAACAGCGTGGAGGAAAACGCGCCGTTTAGAGGGCTGCAGGGGGTGAGGGGAGAAGACACCGGCTCCTCCGCTTGCCAGGCCAGCTCTGCACGTGGGGGACTCGCCCTGACTGCCTGCCACACGCCCACCCACACGCATAGTAGTTAATTCGGAACAGCGACCGTCCCAGATTCTGCATTCTTTACATTAATACGCAGTAGATCCTCCGGTTTTTGCCCTCCACAGAAAGgtcgggtggggggaggggggaggaactcCAGAATCTCTGCGTATGACAGAAATAGCTAAAGGGCGTGAACAAACCCTTTAATCCGTATAAAAGTATCTGTTTTAGAACTTCATTCTCTTGCGGGAGAATGAACACTCAGCTGGACCCATTCGAGACCCAAGCAGAACCCTGGTTCCGATCAAATGACCGCTTTTTTCATGTGTCTCGACATTGCCGCGGGTTTGTCTCCAAGGGTCTAAAAAGCCTCCTCTCTCTTACCTGAGCGGGACTGCCTGGCAGTTGTCCATCTGGCAAGCCACCAAGGCATAGACAGCAAGGAAAAAGGAAATCTTCAGCATGACCATAGCGCTCTGTCTGCAAGAAAGGGTCGCGTTAGAGAGGGGCCGTTTTCCGCACGGTAGTCTGCGACTCTACCTTGAACCGCGACGAACGCTGCCTGCCACTTTATGCGCACGTGTTTGGGAAGAAGCCCCTCTAGACACCGTGAGGCTTACTTTAGAGTAAATATCAAACTGAGAAGGATGTTGCCTTGCCCTAAACACAAAAATAGCATAAGGCTTCTGCAACATAGATTAAACTTTCAGTTTCGTTAGACTGTGGTCTTACCAGGGAAATGGGCACCCCACCAATTCCTGGATTTGGAGGTGTCCCGGAGTTAATGTATAGAGACTATCACTGACGACATGCAAAGGCATTTAATCAACAGATGGGAATGAGTGATCCAATTCGTCTTAGGCAATAGATCACTTCCAGAACAGCAAAACTCAAAGAAAACGGCTAAAGGTGAAAGAAATGTTTAACTTATAAATAGAAAAGCCGAatacgtttttaaaaatctgtccatTTCGTTATAAATTGAAAAGGTTGTCGAAGGAGGGAAGCTTAACCCCTCAGAGCATTACGTTGAAGAAAACTATCGTTAATTGTGCACACTTTAAACCTTACTAAGACAATCTGTAGTATCAGGTGGGAATAGTTTTATTTCTATAAAAAATCAATGGTTTTGCACGGTCACCATACATATAAAATAATAACCCTTACCTTTCACACCAGGAGAGTTTAAGGTTTTTTCAGGCCAAGGACTTaatcacacatttttttaaaggaagtgccTTGTGGCATCTCAAAGGCACTTAATAAATGGAGCTATAATATAATATATGGAGCTATAAGTTTGCTTACTACATCAGCATAACGTGATCAAATCAGTTATTACCAGGATTTGTTCTTTTGTCTAAAAGCAATTTGTAAAGGAGTGCTTCCCTACACACACCCCTATGTACAGTCatgagtgagagagagtgggggACACCTTTGCTGTTCCCTTGGAAAGCCTGATGAAGAAGGCTGATGCCCCAAGATGCAAAAAGTGTCACCATCagattcttccttttctctgctgCAACCAACTTCCATGGCTGCTCCATGGGCAATAAACTAGCCTGTAAAAGCTTTACATTATTTCATTGTCCAGATGTGATAACAAAAGCGGGAGTCAGCTGAAAACTGAATCCTGTGTAAGAATGAGAAAGCCATTCCTCATACATAAATACAACAGAAAACACAGATACTTCTTTTACGTTATTTAAAGCAAAAAAGCATATATTGTCTTTTCTTATAATTTATACATTTTTCCAGAGCAACTGAAATTACTGTCAAGCTGTTCTGTCCTCACGTTTTCAGAAATATCCATCTTGTCTCCAAATCCACATTCCAAGGACCAGCAACAAAGTGGCATCCTCAAAATGCAGTCTGATAACTCCAGCATACCCACAATGGTCTTGCAAGTCCTCACGGGACAACTACATTCCATTATTCAATTgataaaagaaagagaaggctTACCTAGGGTTGCAAAGCGTCTTAAGCAAGTGCCAAGAGTTTCTTCACTGTGCGTTTCTAAATCGTAATGCTCATCAATGCCCAACTACCCCCTTTTATATCTACCGCCAGGGTGAAAGTGTGTAGGCGTCCTACGAACACTGGCCAGCCAATCGCAGCCTCGGTTATCACTATACAACCAATCCACGACTGACCACGAAATCCAAGCTCCTGAATTACGTCATCCTCCAGTCACTGAGTATTCCATTCACAAAAATTGCCAGTCATTTGGCCACATCTGATAGGCTTATTTGCATTGAGGTCATTGAACCAAAAAAAATggccagaagggagggggaactagcAGACGATTAATGAAATGTAAGGAAAATCGTCTCGAGTCATTAATAATATCTAGGCCATGCCACATCCTCATCCTCACAAGAGATGTCTCTCTTAAATGAACAAACTCAGAGGGCAGGTTATTTACTTATTAGAGGCGACATCTACCGCAAAAAATGCTGCATTGCAGAAGAGGGGCTTTGGCAGgtttccttttaaaactttcttgcGTGTAGCAGCGACCATAGCGCTTGCTTCATGGGTGCGTGGAGAATTCTGCCGTTCGCATGTCTTACCAAGTATGCCTCAGTGAGTGAGGattgccccgccccacccacccgAGAGTTTCTCTGTGGAAACACATCGCAACTCATATTATTTAACAAATCAAATGTGtgcgcaatcctaaacagtgagTTAAAGAGAACTAGGGAGCCTGCGTGCAGGATTAGGTAGCACCGCATTGGATCTGTAATCAGTTTCATCCCTACAGATCCTTCACACAGTGCCTTGCCAGCATCTTACAAATCTTCACGGGAGGTTCCAATTGTATGCATCCTTGCCTGGGTATGAGACACAACCAACCGGACCAGGGCTTACTTTCGATGAAGCACGCTGTACCTGAGGGGCATGAAGCGTGCGAAATCTGGGTTTCCCCTGGGAAGTGGGGTAGACTTTGCGAAAAGTTTGGGATAAAATAGATGGACTAGACTAGAGCGAGAGCTAAAAGCCAGCTCGTCTAAGAGAGTGCGTGGCTTTCAGGCAGCTTCACAGACAACGGTTGCCATGCGATGCTAAGAACGcttccctgggagtaagtcccGTACAACAGTCCTGAGTACCAATCGGTTTCTGACTGCAGCTGTTTAGAGTTGCATCATCAAAGAAAGCGAAGACCTTCCCCCTGCTGTTGTTTGGCATGCTGAAGGCTTCGTGTGAAATCATTTGGCTTCCAAAGCACCCCTATGGCACAGAAGAGGCAGCCGCTGTCCTACCTTGGGATCTACCTGATGGAACGAAACTGACTCAGATCTCGATTGTCCGCTCTGTACAGATCCCCCCTCCCCTATTTCGAAAACATCTGGAAAGTGTGTGAAGAAACGAGGGAAGGACATGTTGGGATTTGACTAGTGGTGGGTGTGGGGGTTCACCTTCCCACTGAGGGTAGCAGGGATGAGGTAACCTTTGGCCGAGAACACCCTGCTTACGCCCCCTTCGCGGGATCGTTGCGAGGATCggatggggggtggaggaatgggggggtgccccatccagaCTCCCTTGGCAGACAGTCAAGCCCCAAATGAAGAGACCGTGCTGCTGTAAAGTGAGCTCTGCCGTATGAATTATTTGGGTCTATGCGACCCGTGAGGAGTCTGGAGTCATCTGAGGGACGGTGCCAACCCCGGGGAGTTGAAAGGAGGTGGCTCAGGCTTCAGGCCAGGCTGCCAAgggttttcttccctcccttgcagAGATGCCTTAGAagccggggcgggggtgggggtccGTGGTCGTCATCGCTTGCCTGCAGCGAAGTGGTCATTTCCCGCAGGTTATGCGTGGCacgagggtgggaggggggggcgaggGTTTCCAAAATCTGCCGGGCGTCCTTGGCGCTCCACCGCCACCAGTCTGCGTGTGCTTAATGCAGCTGGGACGTGAGGGGAAACTgtagcggcggcggcggcgggtgcCCTGCTGCCGTCGCGCAGAAACGGAGCCGGGCGTCCCCAGGCGCGGCTGCTCTTCGGCACGGTCGGGATGGATTCGCCGGCTGAATGGGGGCTCGCGGGAGCTGCTCTCCGGCGTCCACCGGCTcctcgcccccgcccccctgcgcTGTTCCCGGGCTGAAGTGGTCACGTCCCGCCCgctcgctcgcccgcccgcccgcccgcccggcagTCCTCCAGCTGCTTCGCTGAGCCGCGGGCGGCCACTTGGAGCGGAAAGCGCCGCGTCCGCAGCGGAGGTGGGGCAGGCGGCGCCGGCGGCGAGCGGCGAAGGGGCCGATCAATCACCCGCCAGAGGGCTCTTAGTCATGGGCTCGCAGCTGCCGAGTCGTGCCTGGCCCGGGGACACacctgccccatccaggatgTTTGACTGCGCGGGCGGGCCCGGGCCCGGCACGCCGCGCACACCAcagcctcctcccccctccccccagcactcCAGAGCCCGGTCgcggggtgcgggggggggcagACCTGGGGAAGGTGCCGAGCGGggctggtggcggggggggggggcgacctctTCCTCCCAACTCTCCGACAGTGGCCGTCAACAGGTCCTGAAGGAGTCCGTCCATCATCTTGCAGGCGGCCCGCACGCTCCCCTGAAGCGAGGCGGGGGGAGTTGTCTCTTTGTCCTGCCCATCGTGCGCTCAGGGTATCCCGGCTTCTCCGGCTGGCAGGATATTGAGCCTCACCCACGGGCTTGGCTCTCGGTCCGCTAAGGCCAAGGGGAgacgggggaggaggaggaggagaggtctggcttggggggggggtctttccccttcccttttgccagcacaggaggcagcGGTTCTTTCCTCCCTGGGAGGTCAGCGGGGGTCACTTGCTGGCCGCAGGTCGGGTTTTTCGTGCAGTAGGAAAGGCGGcgagggtggggggcagcagcctATGAGAAAATGCCCTCCTTGGAGTCGAACCACAACCTGTGGAGGGCTggctatccatccatccatccatccatccatccatccatccatccatccatccatccatccatccatccatccatccatccatccatccatcctccccaGAGACTCCTGACCAGTGAAAAGCCTTCGCTGCCTTCCAGTGCGGACTAGAGAGGGCGATGTTTGGCAGCAGGCGGCGTGGGGGTGACAGGAGGAGCTCCCCTAGCGAGGAGGCCCCTTCGGATGCAGCGCCAGCCGGGCAGGCTGCGGAGAGCCGGGCGCGACACGCGGGAGGAGCTCCTTCCCCACAGGCTGACAGCCAAGACAAGGAGGGGATGGATGGAAAAGACCGCAGAACTCGGGGCCGCCGCCGCCCGTTGCGGGGAGACCGTCGCTGCCTGCGGGGAGGCGCTCCCCGACCGTTCCCGAGGGGCGCTCCTGGGAGACTTGACAGGTCGAAGGCCCCTGTGTCGCAGCGAGGGGTCAGTCACCAGCTGGTGGTCTTGGGGGAGACGATCCCTTGTTCTGGGAACGTCTCCTTGGCAGCAGGAGGCGTGGAGCGGGATCTGCAGGAGAGGCTAAAATTAGACGGACGTTAGATGAAGTAATTAGCTAAGTGACTCAGTGTTTTTAGCAGAATTGCTAGATGGGCAGAGTTTGCTTGGAAGAAGCAGAAGGCATCTGCAAGCTGGAGCGTCTAAGTCTCCAGACCCGGCATGCTCCCTTGcgagtaaatcccattgattctGGTAAAACGTGCAAAGGATCCCCCTTGCTCGCAGTTACACTGTTAGCTTCATTGCCTGACTCAATGGGTTTCACTCCTGGGTAAATTGAGTTTAAGGTTAAGGCTCCAGTCCTAAGAATGCCTTCTTATTGAATAAAAGGAGACTTCTTAGTCAatacttaggattgctccctaaatATCTGAAACACTAAAATACCTATGAAAGTCAATGAGCTCTGAGAGTTATGATTTGAGCTGCAGAAATCAATTTGGTATTTGTGCGATACATCTGGACACACCATTAAAGTAGCAACATTTTTGCAAGAGGCAAAGTTACTGGATAGCATTTTAAACGCCCAGTATAGCTTAGCCTACTCCCCACCCCTTGGCGAGGTGTCTGTGCCTTTAAAGTTGGGATAGATCAAGgctaaggctccttctgcacatgcagaacaatgcactttcaatccactttcaatgcactttgcagctggattttaccatgtggaatagcaaaatccacttgcaaacaattgtgaaagtggattgaaagtgcatttattctgtgtgtgcggaaggggcctgagcaggTGATGATTTTACAGTATTTTTCACCTGTGGAATGTCTGctactcttaaaggcacaggagtcctgagaagggggaggggtggcagtgtTGATACCCTGCTTAAAATGCAGGTGGGTTCTACAGACAAACAAAAGAAGGCAAAGTGATTTGctcaataaataaaagaaaccctGTCAGAGGATGAgaaactggggttgattccccactgaggattagatgcgtgctcgtcacacaaaatatccaggtttccagcagaactccccactgcaccagcacctAACACATtctcatcccgtttctggcgctcagaAACCCCaccccagcacgtgttattttagaacctggaagaaagtagaccttttcaaaaaacacgtgggcaatcgggagcggtggggaagttgtgggggtgaatctggattcatttttcccaccactggtagtgacatggagcctgcCATCCAATGAAAATGCAGTGGGTTGTgtgcgatgcgcgcacagccgTTTTTTTTTTCgcggaccggagatccacgtggatatgaagcaacatggggccagttttgactgattgactgagtagaaggcaatacaaagcagtgctacacgtcgtatccccgtggatccaactacatggaggtgcgcggaaacagggctttgctttaatcacctGTTTCTTTGTCTCCGTGTAGAGTCGTTCTGTATATGCTCGCACAGATGTAGATctgcaaggttaaaaaaaattcccaccccaacacaacacagcagccaatcagggtagcCCCTAAGCAGATTgtgtgttcaatccgcctcagtggggaatccttcattgctgctgcgtttctgggagcaaggatcgtttgtggggcagaagctgcagtatgGATGCTGAAGCCGTGCTCAAATTTTTCCCAAACCatttagtatctacattcatttttccggtggggaatcgacctgggAGCGACCCAGTTATCTTTGGCAAACCACTGAGAGTGTACTAATGGTTTGCAGATTGCAACCCCAGAAATCCAGGGTCCTTTCATTCACCTAGcacagttctttttcttcttctgggtttATACACAAGAACCAGTCTAACTGCAGAATTTGCACAGATTTTAATACAGTGATCATATAACAATAGAACAACCACTGGGTGCCCTGATCTAGAAAGAAATGCAGTCCCTCAGAAACCAAGTGGGATGGCAATGAAGTGAAGCCTCTACCTTTCagaattttctttcagatttccAATTGAACTCTGATCCCCACATTTGAAAACCACCACTGAGTTTAATATCCCATATAACTATCTAAACTAAAGAACTGATCAGCATTTGGAAAAACCACTTAATCTCTTGAGGTCCCCAGGGAATGTGGTCAAAGCAATAAATAATGTGGCTTTGTAGAAATCAAAGGGGGATGGAACACCCCCTATTTTACAGAAAGGTTAAACAATCTCTTGGCTGGGCTTTTAAATTAATCATTTaacaaggaaggaggggaaaaaatagaacaaGTCGTCTACTGTTGAAAGAATGTTTTGAAGAATCTGCAGAATGCTCATTAAACCAAGGTGCA contains these protein-coding regions:
- the CALCB gene encoding calcitonin gene-related peptide 2 isoform X3, with product MVMLKISFFLAVYALVACQMDNCQAVPLRPGLESVTDRGTLGDYEARRLLNALVKEYVQMTAEELEEASEGNSVTAQKRACNMGTCATHRLADFLSRSGGMGKGTYVPTNVGAQTFGRRRRNVQM
- the CALCB gene encoding calcitonin gene-related peptide 2 isoform X2 produces the protein MVMLKISFFLAVYALVACQMDNCQAVPLRPGLESVTDRGTLGDYEARRLLNALVKEYVQMTAEELEEASEGNSSVTAQKRACNMGTCATHRLADFLSRSGGMGKGTYVPTNVGAQTFGRRRRNVQM
- the CALCB gene encoding calcitonin gene-related peptide 2 isoform X1 produces the protein MVMLKISFFLAVYALVACQMDNCQAVPLRPGLESVTDRGTLGDYEARRLLNALVKEYVQMTAEELEEASEGNSLDRPVSKRCANLSTCVLGKLSQELHKLQTYPRTDVGAGTPGKKRNVLNDIENEHYANYEEALGNN